A window of the Oryza brachyantha chromosome 5, ObraRS2, whole genome shotgun sequence genome harbors these coding sequences:
- the LOC107304186 gene encoding PE-PGRS family protein PE_PGRS47-like encodes MYPEHPTSELPEPDIELVYHAASVANSTAHPADIKGVQGSVLEASQAACEGVTELDQLHAMASFKLRHVCLTVVILSIVVSSCRGQGGGAGGAAIVPGTQDAVQIVAQAALCFDNRQVINGCLQSMGINVTGGAATTNTSASAPAPAPAAVGNGSTAAICSAPCFGQMNMMMGCVNGIFSNFVGYSPGLMQGVQAVFQMSCGNVNGQGGAGGASGGATGGGATGGGGTGSTSVSSTSGSHVAVERPGYSASGAAGPTVSLTSMLSSLLIVWAGPMLVA; translated from the exons ATGTATCCCGAGCACCCTACGTCAGAATTACCAGAACCAGACATAGAACTCGTCTACCATG CAGCTTCTGTGGCCAATTCAACTGCACATCCTGCAGATATAAAGGGAGTGCAGGGTAGTGTGCTAGAAGCATCTCAAGCAGCCTGTGAAGGAGTAACTGAACTTGATCAACTGCATGCAATGGCCTCCTTCAAGCTCAGACATGTGTGCCTTACAGTGGTGATCCTCTCCATTGTTGTCTCCAGTTGCAGAG GGCAAGGAGGGGGAGCAGGTGGTGCTGCAATAGTTCCAGGAACACAGGATGCAGTTCAGATTGTGGCACAAGCTGCTCTCTGCTTTGACAATAGACAA GTGATCAACGGGTGCCTGCAATCAATGGGCATCAacgtcaccggcggcgccgccaccaccaacaCGTCGGCatcggctccggcgccggcgccggcggcggtggggaacGGCTCGACGGCGGCCATTTGCAGCGCGCCATGCTTCGGGCAGATGAACATGATGATGGGCTGCGTGAACGGCATCTTCAGCAACTTCGTCGGATACAGCCCGGGGCTCATGCAGGGCGTCCAGGCCGTCTTCCAGATGTCCTGCGGCAACGTCAACGGtcagggcggcgccggcggtgctTCTGGtggcgccaccggcggcggtgctaccggtggcggcggcactgGGTCGACCAGTGTTTCTTCTACCTCAG GCTCACACGTGGCGGTAGAGCGTCCAGGTTATTCGGCCAGCGGAGCAGCTGGGCCCACTGTCAGTCTCACGAGCATGCTATCTTCTCTGCTAATCGTCTGGGCTGGCCCAATGCTGGTGGCCTGA